The Deltaproteobacteria bacterium genomic sequence GGCTGGCTGCCGCCGCTCGTCCTGGGTATGGCCTTTGCCCGCGCCCACCCCGAACGTCTGGGCATGGCCATGCTCCTGGGCGCGGCCATCCTGGCCGCGTACATGGCCCTGGTTCTGGGCCTAGCCCTGGCCGGGGTGTCCTCCGTGGCCGGTCTGCTCCTGTCTCCCCAAGACCTGACCCTGACCTTCCGCAACCTGACGCGAACGGCCCTGTTTCTGGCCCTGGGCGCGCTCTTCTGTGTCCACGCCCTGTTGACCGTCACGGCGCCGCGTCCGCGCCTGTTGGCCTGGACCGCCCTGCCCGTGCTCCTCTGCTCCCTGGTCTTGAGCGGCAAACGCATGACCCTGGCCGCGTTCATGGCCGCGTCGGCGCTTCTGCTTCTGTGGCGCAAAAAATTTCTGGCCGTGGGTCTGGGCGCGGTCCTGATTCCAGGTTTCATCCTGATCAGCGGACTGACCGATCGCTTCGACCCAGATCCGAAACGCCTCGTCACGTCCCAAGGCGTGATCGAACGCCAAGCTGTCTGGCACGCGGCCTGGGAACTTTTTCAGAACCATCCCCTGGTTGGCGTCGGTTTCAAGGCATTCAAGGACCAAGCCGAGCCCCTGGTCCGCGCATGGCGTGAAAGCGCGCCCCAACACACAGCGCCCGAAAACCTGGAGGACGCCCACCACATCGTTCTGCACATCCTGGCCGAAAGCGGTCTGCTGGGGCTGGCCTGCATGGCCGTGCTCTTTGGCGCGCCCCTGGCCACGGCATGGCAAACCCGGCACGACGAGCCCATGGCCCCGGGTCTGGGCGCGGCCGTGGTTCTCGTGCTGCTCCATCTGCACATGCACATGCACCTCTATTCCACCAATGTGCATGGCCTCGTGTTCGTGCTTCTGGGCATGCTCCAAGGTCTTGCCCCAGCGCGCCAGGACTCGCCGTGCGTCTGAACCGCCTGGCCTATGTCGCCAAGTCCAAAATCCCCTCCCGCCACGCCAATTCCGTGCAGGTCATGAACATGATCCGCGCCTTCGCGCCGCTGGTCGACACCCTGGATGTCTATCTTCCCGGCAACCTGGGCACCCGTCTGCGCTGTTGGAGTGGACGCCTCTTTGCCGCCTATGGCCGCCCCCAGCCCGGCAATGCCCGGTTCACCATCGTGTCCAACGGACAGGGTCCGAACCGAAACTTTGACTCCTCGGCGCTACGCGCCTTGCGTCCAGCGGACCTCGTTTTCACCCGAAGCGCGACCCTGGCCCTGGCTCTGGCCGAACGTGGCCGGGCCGTGCTTTTCGAATCCCATGTCGTGACCCGCGACGCGGCCCAAGTTCCCCTGGAACGTCTGGTCCAGGCCCTGAACAGGGCCCCGGGATCGGGCGTGGTCGGCATTTCCCAGGCCGTGACCAACGCCTACGCCCAGGCCGGTTTGTCCACGACGCGCCTGCTGACCGCGCCGGATGGGGTCGATCTGGAGGCGTTTTCCCATGTGTCGGCCGGAGCACTGTCCCGACTGTTCGGCCCGGAAATTCACGCCCGGCCGGTCCTGCTCTACACCGGTTCCCTGAGTCCGGAAAAAGGCGCCGGTTTCCTGGCCCAGGCCGCGCCCTGTTTGGACGTGAATGTAGCCATTATCGGCGGCAAGGCGGAGGAAATCGCCCGTCTCGGCGGCAAGGCGCCCAATCTGTTCACCCATCCAAACGTCGAACACAAATCCATTCCCGCCCTGCTGCGCGACGCGGACATGCTGATCATGCCCTACCTGCCCGAAGGCGACCTGATCGAATTCATGTCGCCCCTCAAACTTTTTGAATACCTGGCCACGGGCCGCCCCATTCTGAGCGCGGACTTGCCGGTGCTCGGACCCATTCTGCGCGACGGCGACAATTGCCTGTTCTTCACGCCGGGCTCGGCCGCGTCCCTGGCCCAAGCCATGAACCGTCTGCACGCCCTGACCACGGACCAACGCGCCCTGCTGCGCCGGAAACAACTGGCCACCGCGGCCCGACACTCCTGGTCCCAGCGGGCCCAAACCATTCTGGACTGGCAACGCGCCCTGGCGTATCCCGGCGGTACCCATGCAACATGAACTCGGACCTCAACTGGTCAAAGGCGGCTGGTGCCAAATCCTCGCGGTACTCGGCCACCCCGAACTCTGCGCCAAGGTGCTCGTGCCCAAACGGCGTTTCCAAGGCGGACGCCCCGACCCCAACCATATCGTCAGCACCAAATACGGCATCACGGATTTTCTGGACTATGAATGGGCCAACTACCAAAAAATCATGGATGTGTGCCCGGCGGACCTGCGTGCCCACTTCGTGGCCATGCATGGCGTGACCACCGCGATCGATGGCCGCAAGGCCCTGATCATGGATGTGGTCCGCGACGACCGCGGAGAAATCGCCCCCAGCCTGGCCAAAAACACCCGTGTGCTCAGCCCCGTGTTCTGGCGCACGTTGGACCGCATCCGGCGTGAAGTCTTCCTGAACCACGCCATTGACCACTTCGGCATCGTGCGCCGCAACATTCTGGTC encodes the following:
- a CDS encoding O-antigen ligase family protein gives rise to the protein MTPASTSARLLSPLLGMYFLVLCFHPSALDGVKAAIGAWTIHALWRRDLRPVIFLDPVCLSVFGFCAVALCAAILGQGETGAALSILGWLPPLVLGMAFARAHPERLGMAMLLGAAILAAYMALVLGLALAGVSSVAGLLLSPQDLTLTFRNLTRTALFLALGALFCVHALLTVTAPRPRLLAWTALPVLLCSLVLSGKRMTLAAFMAASALLLLWRKKFLAVGLGAVLIPGFILISGLTDRFDPDPKRLVTSQGVIERQAVWHAAWELFQNHPLVGVGFKAFKDQAEPLVRAWRESAPQHTAPENLEDAHHIVLHILAESGLLGLACMAVLFGAPLATAWQTRHDEPMAPGLGAAVVLVLLHLHMHMHLYSTNVHGLVFVLLGMLQGLAPARQDSPCV
- a CDS encoding glycosyltransferase, producing MRLNRLAYVAKSKIPSRHANSVQVMNMIRAFAPLVDTLDVYLPGNLGTRLRCWSGRLFAAYGRPQPGNARFTIVSNGQGPNRNFDSSALRALRPADLVFTRSATLALALAERGRAVLFESHVVTRDAAQVPLERLVQALNRAPGSGVVGISQAVTNAYAQAGLSTTRLLTAPDGVDLEAFSHVSAGALSRLFGPEIHARPVLLYTGSLSPEKGAGFLAQAAPCLDVNVAIIGGKAEEIARLGGKAPNLFTHPNVEHKSIPALLRDADMLIMPYLPEGDLIEFMSPLKLFEYLATGRPILSADLPVLGPILRDGDNCLFFTPGSAASLAQAMNRLHALTTDQRALLRRKQLATAARHSWSQRAQTILDWQRALAYPGGTHAT